In Microcella indica, the genomic window ACCTGCCGCGCGCGGAGGCGATCCTCGTCGCGCGCGAGCTCGCCTACGCGTGGCAGCTGGCCGAGATCCAGTCGTCGCTCGAGCTCTTCAACGTGCACTTCGACGTGTGGTTCAGCGAGCGGACTCTGCACGCTCCCGACCCGGCATCCGGTGCGAGCCCCATCGACGAGGCCGTCGACCGCCTGCGGGTGCAGGGGCACGTCTTCGACGAGGACGACGCGATCTGGGTGCGCACGACCGACTTCGGCGACGACAAGGATCGCGTGATCCGGCGGGGCAACGGCGTCTACACCTACTTCGCCGCCGACGCCGCCTACTACCTGTCGAAGCGCGATCGCGGCTTCGGCCTCACGATCTACCTGCTGGGCGCCGACCACCACGGCTACGTGCACCGCCTCAAGGCGCTCGCGGGCGCGGCGGGTGACGACCCCGAGCGCGACATCGAGGTGCTCATCGGGCAGCTCGTGAGCATCAACGGCGCACGGCTGTCGAAGCGTGCGGGCAACATCATCGAGCTCGACGACCTGCGGGAGTGGCTGGGTACGGATGCTCTGCGCTACTCGCTCGGGCGCTACCCGGCCGACTCCCCGCTCACGCTGGACCCCGAGCTGCTGCGCAAGCGCACGAACGACAACCCCGTGTTCTACGTGCAGTACGCGCACGCCCGCACCCACCAGGTCGCCCGCAACGCGGCGGCAGCGGGGGTCGACGCCGCGAGCTTCGATGCGAGCCTGCTCACCCACGAGACGGAGAGCATTCTGCTCGGAGCGCTCGCCGAGTTTCCGCGCATCGTCGCGCAGGCCGCGTCGCTACGCGAACCGCACCGCGTCGCGCGGTACCTCGAGGAGCTCGCCGCGGCCTTCCACCGCTGGTACGACTCGTGCCGCGTGACGCCGCAGGGCGATCACCCCGTCGAGGCCGTGCACGGCACGCGGCTCGTCCTGAGCGATGCGACCGGCCAGGTGCTGCGCAACGGCCTGACCCTGCTGGGCGTCTCCGCCCCGGAGAGGATGTAACCGTGAGCGACCCGGCGAGGGAGCAGCAGCACGGGCAGCAGGAGCTCGTGGAGCAGGAGCCCGCGGCGCAGGAGCAGTCCGCGGGCGAGACCTCGCCGCACGATCGCCGCCGACGGCGGCGCATCCTCATCGCAGTCGCGGTCGTCCTCGCGCTCCTCGGCGCCCTCGTCGTCGCGGCCGTCGTGGGCGAGTCCATCGCGCGCCAGCAGGGCACGCTGCTCATCGCGACGGAGGTGCGGGAGGCCTTCGATCTCGAGGAGGACCACCCGGTCGAGGTGGGGTTCGTCGGGTTCTCGGTGCTCGCGCAACTGGCCGGCGGTGAGCTCGACGGCGTCACGGTCGACGTGCCCGGCCTCCCGGTGGGGGAGCTGCGCGGCGATCTCGAGATCATCGCATCGGGGGTGCCGCTCGACCTCGAGCAGCCCACCGAGAAGCTCCAGGCCGTCTACCGCGTCGCGGAGGGCGACCTCGCGGGGCTCTCCGGCTTCCTCGCCGGCACTGTCGTCAACGACATCGCGCTCGACGACCGCCTGATCAGATTCGGCACCGGGTTCGAGATCTTCGGTGCGAGCTTCGACCTCGCGATCGGCGTCGAGCCCTCCGTCGACGAGGGCCGCCTCGCGTTCACGCCGCGCAGCATCGACTTCAACGGCCAGAGCATCGACGTCGAGGCGCTGCGCTCGCAGTTCGGAGCCATCGTGGACCCGCTCCTCGACTCCCGTGACTTCTGCGTCGCCGAGCTTCTGCCCGCCGCACTGACCCTCACGTCGGTGCAGGTGGGCGACGAGCAGCTCGTCATCGTGCTCGCGGCCGAGGAGACCGCTCTGGGCGGCCCGGGGTTCGCCGAGCTCGGCTCCTGCGGCTGACGTGCGGGCCGCGCCCGGTGCGACGCGGCTAGACTGGCGGCGGCTTCAGGGACCAAGCCGGGTTCGCTCGCCTCACAACACATGCAGATTTCCCCCGTGAGGTGTTTACCGTGCTCGACAACGCGCTCGCTCCGCCGTGGCTGATCCGCCCCGGTGACGCGAACGCGCTCGACTCGCCGCTCTGGCCGGCTACCGCGCGGCGCACGTCCTCCGGCGAGCTCGAGATCGGGGGAGTCGCGGCGAGCCGCCTCGCCGCCGACCACGGCACGCCCCTCTACATCGTCGATGAGACGGATGCCCGTGCCCGCGCCGCGCGCACGCGCGAGGCATTCGTCTCGGCCTTCGCGGCGCACGGCTCGCGCGCGACCGTCTACTACGCCTCCAAGGCTCTCCTGACGACCGAGGTCGCCCGGTGGATGGTCGAGGCGGGCCTCCGCCTCGATGTCGCGAGCGGCGGCGAGCTCGCGGTCGCGCTCGCAGCGGGGGTGGACCCCGCGCTGCTCGGCCTGCACGGCAACAACAAGTCGCTCGCCGAGATCGACCGTGCGGTCGCCGCGGGCGTGGGCACGATCGTGCTCGACAGCCTCGAGGAGGTCGAGCGCGTCGCCGACGCCGCGCAGCGCCACGACCGCACCCAGTCGGTGCGGTTGCGCATCAACTCTGGTGTGCACGCGCACACCCACGAGTACCTCGCGACGGCGCGGGAGGACCAGAAGTTCGGCATCCCGCTCGTCGACGCGGTCGCGGCGGTCACCGCGATCCGCGCGCGGCCGTCGCTGCGCTTCCTCGGCCTGCACTCCCACATCGGCTCGCAGATCTTCGTCGTCGACGGCTTTCTCGAAGCTGCCCGGCGCTTGCTCGCCGTGCACGCCGAGCTGCTCGCCGGGGGCGACGTTCCCGAGCTCAACCTCGGCGGCGGCTTCGGCATCGCCTACGTCGTCGGCGACGCACCGCCCGCGATCGAGGACATCGCGACGGGGCTCGCCGAGGCGGTGGCGGGCGTGTGCCGCGAGCTGAGCATCCCGATGCCGGCCGTCGCGGTCGAGCCGGGGCGCACGATCGTCGGGCCCGCGGGCGTCACCCTCTACGAGGTCGGCACGACGAAGGATGTCACCGTCGCGCTCGACGACGGCGGCAGCGCCGTGCGCCGCTACGTGAGCGTCGACGGCGGCATGAGCGACAACGCGCGGCCCGCACTGTACGGCGCCGACTACTCGGTGCGGCTCGCGAGCCGCAGCTCGGCCGTCGACCCCGTGCTCGTGCGCCTCGCCGGCAAGCACTGCGAGAGTGGCGACATCGTCGTGCACGCCGACTGGCTGCCGGGCGACGTCGGGGCGGGCGACCTCGTCGCGGTACCCGCGACGGGCGCCTACTGCTTCTCGCTCGCCAGCAACTACAACTACCTCACCCGCCCCGCGGTTGTCGCCGTGCGCGACGGCACGGCCCGCACTCTCGTGCGCCGCGAGACCGAGCACGATCTGCTGCGCCGGGACACCGGCTACGAACTGAACGACTCCGTCGACCCCGCGCGCTGGAGCTCAGAGTGACGCCCATTTCTGGGCGTCACCGCGACGCCAGCGCAGACGACCGTCCCGGTCGTCTAACCCACGATCAAGGAGAGACCGAGTGATCGAGTACCGCAACCTCCGCATCGCCCTCCTGGGGGCCGGCAGCGTCGGCGCCCAGGTCGCCGACCAGCTTCTGACCCACGCCGACGAGCTCGCCGCCCGCATCGGCGCCGGCGTCGAGCTCACGGGCATCGCGGTGCGCGATGTGGATGCTCCGCGCGACGTCGAGCTGCCGCGCGAGCTGCTCACGACCGACGCCGAGTCGCTCATCCTCGGCTCCGACATCGTCGTCGAGCTCATGGGCGGCCTCGAGCCGGCCCGCACGCTCATCCTCCAGGCGCTAGCCTCGGGCGCGGACGTCGTGACGGCGAACAAGGCGCTCATGGCCACGCACGGCCCCGAGCTGTTCGAGGCGGCCGGCCAGGTCGGCGCGCAGCTCTACTACGAGGCCGCCGTCGGCGGGGCGATCCCGATCATCCGGCCGCTGCGCGACTCGCTCGCGGGCGACCGCGTCGAGCGCATCCTCGGCATCGTCAACGGCACGACGAACTTCATCCTCGACCGCATGGACACGCGGGGCGAGTCGCTCGAGCAGGCGCTCGCGATCGCGGGCGAGCTCGGCTACGCCGAGGCCGACCCGACGGCCGACATCGAGGGCTACGACGCCGCGCAGAAGGCCGGCATCCTCGCGAGCCTCGCCTTCCACACGCTCGTGCCGATCGAGTCGGTGCACCGCGAGGGCATCACGGGCGTCACCCTCGACCAGGTGGTCGCCGCGCGCAAGGCCGGCTACGTCGTCAAGCTGCTCGCGATCTGCGAGCGCCTGAGCGATGCCGACGGGGTCGACGGCGTCTCGGCCCGCGTCTACCCCGCGCTCGTACCAGACACCCACCCGCTTGCGGCCGTGCACGGCGCGAACAATGCCGTCTTCGTCGAGGCGGAGGCGGCCGGGCCCCTCATGTTCTACGGGGCCGGAGCGGGCGGCATCCAGACGGCTTCGGCCGTCCTGGGCGACGTCGTCTCGGCTGCGCGCCGGCACGTCGTCGGAGGCCCCGGCGTTGCCGAGAGCACGCACGCCGACCTCCCCGTGCTGCCGATCTCCTCCATCACGACCCGCTATCAGATCACCGTCGAGGTGCTCGACGAGCCGGGCGTGCTCGCCGCGATCGCCGCGGTGTTCCTCGAGCACGGCGTCTCGGTCGAGACGCTCGAGCAGACGGTGCCCGAGACCGAGCCTGGTTCGGAGCCGTCAGCCGCCGCCGCTACCCTGGTGATCGGTACTCACCGGGCCGCAGAGGCCGATCTCGCCGCAACG contains:
- a CDS encoding LmeA family phospholipid-binding protein, producing the protein MSDPAREQQHGQQELVEQEPAAQEQSAGETSPHDRRRRRRILIAVAVVLALLGALVVAAVVGESIARQQGTLLIATEVREAFDLEEDHPVEVGFVGFSVLAQLAGGELDGVTVDVPGLPVGELRGDLEIIASGVPLDLEQPTEKLQAVYRVAEGDLAGLSGFLAGTVVNDIALDDRLIRFGTGFEIFGASFDLAIGVEPSVDEGRLAFTPRSIDFNGQSIDVEALRSQFGAIVDPLLDSRDFCVAELLPAALTLTSVQVGDEQLVIVLAAEETALGGPGFAELGSCG
- a CDS encoding arginine--tRNA ligase, which encodes MNPADLASALLAVVQGAVERRDAGQATSLTVDDIALERPRNRDHGDWATSIALKWAKRLGMPPRAFAEELEPGILAIEGVAAVEIAGPGFLNIRLEAGAAGELARAIVEQGEAYGRNDALAGEVINLEFVSANPTGPLHIGHTRWAALGDSLRRVLAAAGAAVTSEFYINDAGAQIDTFGESVLAAALGEPAPEGAYPGTYIAELGARALVERPDLGDLPRAEAILVARELAYAWQLAEIQSSLELFNVHFDVWFSERTLHAPDPASGASPIDEAVDRLRVQGHVFDEDDAIWVRTTDFGDDKDRVIRRGNGVYTYFAADAAYYLSKRDRGFGLTIYLLGADHHGYVHRLKALAGAAGDDPERDIEVLIGQLVSINGARLSKRAGNIIELDDLREWLGTDALRYSLGRYPADSPLTLDPELLRKRTNDNPVFYVQYAHARTHQVARNAAAAGVDAASFDASLLTHETESILLGALAEFPRIVAQAASLREPHRVARYLEELAAAFHRWYDSCRVTPQGDHPVEAVHGTRLVLSDATGQVLRNGLTLLGVSAPERM
- the lysA gene encoding diaminopimelate decarboxylase, which gives rise to MLDNALAPPWLIRPGDANALDSPLWPATARRTSSGELEIGGVAASRLAADHGTPLYIVDETDARARAARTREAFVSAFAAHGSRATVYYASKALLTTEVARWMVEAGLRLDVASGGELAVALAAGVDPALLGLHGNNKSLAEIDRAVAAGVGTIVLDSLEEVERVADAAQRHDRTQSVRLRINSGVHAHTHEYLATAREDQKFGIPLVDAVAAVTAIRARPSLRFLGLHSHIGSQIFVVDGFLEAARRLLAVHAELLAGGDVPELNLGGGFGIAYVVGDAPPAIEDIATGLAEAVAGVCRELSIPMPAVAVEPGRTIVGPAGVTLYEVGTTKDVTVALDDGGSAVRRYVSVDGGMSDNARPALYGADYSVRLASRSSAVDPVLVRLAGKHCESGDIVVHADWLPGDVGAGDLVAVPATGAYCFSLASNYNYLTRPAVVAVRDGTARTLVRRETEHDLLRRDTGYELNDSVDPARWSSE
- a CDS encoding homoserine dehydrogenase, with protein sequence MIEYRNLRIALLGAGSVGAQVADQLLTHADELAARIGAGVELTGIAVRDVDAPRDVELPRELLTTDAESLILGSDIVVELMGGLEPARTLILQALASGADVVTANKALMATHGPELFEAAGQVGAQLYYEAAVGGAIPIIRPLRDSLAGDRVERILGIVNGTTNFILDRMDTRGESLEQALAIAGELGYAEADPTADIEGYDAAQKAGILASLAFHTLVPIESVHREGITGVTLDQVVAARKAGYVVKLLAICERLSDADGVDGVSARVYPALVPDTHPLAAVHGANNAVFVEAEAAGPLMFYGAGAGGIQTASAVLGDVVSAARRHVVGGPGVAESTHADLPVLPISSITTRYQITVEVLDEPGVLAAIAAVFLEHGVSVETLEQTVPETEPGSEPSAAAATLVIGTHRAAEADLAATVAALTSSSVVHRIASVLRVEGLS